A single Drosophila ananassae strain 14024-0371.13 chromosome 3L, ASM1763931v2, whole genome shotgun sequence DNA region contains:
- the LOC6494428 gene encoding RNA polymerase-associated protein CTR9 homolog — translation MVFTKNENQALAKNNEAQDAVSKLAIERYPLRHWINHALSYYSNGQFENFVQVLEAAISRCLKSSSSYRDDLARAYAVLVAGTTRQAYKELGNRRAVLMAKLTNIFRVLDGMQRVQERTVLVTKGYAFMLTAVRAAEADGLFVNVLRQSSSNVLALIGRGCLAYARHDYLAALGFFKSVLMHQPRGPGDVRVAIAHCFLKMGEMDSARRCFELALENNGRSQNALLGMALLKLNQCNKDTHVEAINLLCAAFELNHRHPVVLGILASHYYYAGDHEQVWSLAGNAYLLTDIPQLQSENCLLIARSFHATRQFDKAKEFYALSVKLAPEGYVLSQLGLAQMYLRRGERNEAKGCLETLLKVLPKEHTGLVLLSKIYLAERAAGQVDQAVEMLGKVVESPLGRQDCNCWLALAFGYEHKGLWGQAIDSYQKAMAICEKSGREVPVEWVNNLAATQQLAKMPQQALATIDEALARSDRAGDEHRQTNLLTLRFNRCRILEDLHRCDLAEIAYKVILDEYPSYYDCYLRLGAMALRQNKMSIATEYFKDVLKVDNENLPARSYLGSCYLKLGLASQAMYNFSVIQDSYGLVAMGNVCLHDLRKCLDNGDRYYAKKHLEKALQFFKKALEHNPRNLWASNGIGVALSGREFSSEAEATFQQIVEAGRECPPAILNFAHTALAKGQYKQASQTYKQCLEEFLPHNCVETIVPLAKSLYMEGKAREAKMWLLKARHVAPENPVVMYNLGLAIKSDSELIFQAPRPELTELVRAELELKVSYSYFDYLSTSLLQTDVSLRAAARQAKKCESLLANLPMELRRVRQLDDLDEDRIRLQTQRYEERQKQLEQQRLQEEEEKRKLREDQLAKRLEILERTKKIFTKTAPEPRPGKKPSKKGAGKGRGKKNQRDDLDDEDLDGDSPEGQRKSRKPPPIKDTKSSRKRKAVQSSDNEASEQPARFKSREFIDTSSEDSDIGFEGHKSKKRPKVFSDSDESDMDAEQDGQKTPEAIPEVANEEDLNPACDDGTEMELDLELNLENERKQHSKPEASVEFLVAQEHLEQPGQLVDRLKEISERRQLEMDNFMAARESGELNGAEAEASDMITEYMETLKKKMETKPK, via the exons ATGGTGttcacaaaaaatgaaaatcaagCCTTGGCGAAGAATAACGAAGCGCAGGATGCGGTGAGCAAGCTCGCCATCGAGCGCTATCCCTTGCGGCACTGGATCAACCACGCA CTCAGCTACTACTCGAACGGACAGTTTGAGAACTTCGTCCAGGTGCTGGAGGCAGCCATCTCGCGGTGCCTCaagtcctcctcctcctaccGGGATGACCTGGCCAGGGCCTACGCCGTCCTGGTGGCCGGCACTACCAGGCAGGCCTACAAGGAGCTGGGCAACCGGCGGGCCGTGCTGATGGCCAAGCTGACCAACATCTTCCGGGTGCTGGACGGCATGCAGCGGGTCCAGGAGCGCACTGTCCTGGTGACCAAGGGCTACGCCTTCATGCTGACCGCCGTGCGGGCTGCCGAGGCCGACGGTCTCTTTGTCAACGTCCTCCGGCAGTCGTCGAGCAATGTCCTGGCGCTGATTGGACGCGGGTGCCTGGCCTACGCGCGCCACGACTACCTGGCGGCCCTCGGATTCTTCAAGAGCGTGCTGATGCACCAGCCCCGCGGCCCGGGCGACGTCCGGGTGGCCATCGCCCACTGTTTCCTGAAGATGGGCGAGATGGACAGTGCCCGGCGCTGCTTCGAGCTGGCCCTGGAGAACAACGGTCGCAGCCAGAACGCCCTGCTGGGCATGGCGCTCCTCAAGCTGAACCAGTGCAACAAGGACACCCATGTCGAGGCCATCAACCTGCTGTGCGCCGCCTTCGAGCTGAACCACCGCCACCCAGTCGTCCTGGGCATCCTGGCCAGCCACTACTACTACGCCGGCGACCACGAGCAGGTGTGGTCTCTGGCTGGGAACGCCTACCTCCTGACGGACATACCGCAGCTGCAGTCGGAGAACTGCCTGCTGATTGCCAGGAGCTTCCACGCCACCCGCCAGTTCGACAAGGCCAAGGAGTTTTACGCGCTGTCCGTGAAACTGGCCCCCGAGGGCTATGTCCTGTCCCAGCTGGGCCTGGCCCAGATGTACCTGCGGCGCGGGGAACGGAACGAGGCCAAGGGCTGCCTGGAAACGCTGCTGAAGGTGTTGCCCAAAGAGCACACCGGGCTGGTACTGCTGTCGAAGATCTACTTGGCGGAGAGGGCGGCCGGGCAGGTGGACCAGGCCGTGGAGATGCTGGGCAAGGTGGTGGAGAGCCCCCTCGGGCGCCAGGACTGCAACTGCTGGCTGGCTCTGGCCTTCGGCTACGAGCACAAAGGGCTGTGGGGCCAGGCCATCGATTCCTACCAAAAGGCCATGGCCATTTGCGAGAAATCGGGTCGAGAGGTGCCCGTCGAGTGGGTCAACAATCTGGCAGCCACCCAGCAGCTGGCCAAGATGCCGCAGCAGGCCCTCGCCACCATCGACGAGGCCCTGGCCAGGAGCGACAGGGCTGGGGACGAGCACCGGCAGACGAATCTGTTGACCTTGCGCTTCAATCGCTGCAGGATTCTGGAGGACCTGCACAGGTGCGACTTGGCCGAAATAGCCTACAAGGTGATACTGGACGAGTACCCCAGCTACTACGACTGCTACTTGCGGCTCGGCGCCATGGCCCTGCGGCAGAACAAGATGTCCATTGCCACCGAGTACTTCAAAGACGTCCTTAAAGTGGACAACGAAAACCTGCCAGCCAG ATCCTATCTGGGCAGCTGCTACCTGAAGCTGGGACTCGCCAGCCAGGCCATGTACAACTTCAGCGTGATCCAGGACTCGTACGGCCTGGTGGCCATGGGCAATGTGTGCCTGCACGACCTCCGAAAGTGCCTCGACAACGGGGACAGGTACTACGCGAAGAAGCACCTGGAGAAGGCCTTGCAGTTCTTCAAGAAA GCCCTCGAGCACAACCCCCGGAACTTGTGGGCGTCCAACGGAATCGGCGTGGCGTTAAGCGGCCGCGAGTTCTCCTCCGAAGCCGAGGCCACCTTCCAGCAAATCGTGGAAGCTGGCAGGGAGTGCCCGCCGGCCATTCTGAACTTCGCCCACACGGCCCTCGCGAAGGGCCAGTACAAGCAGGCCAGCCAAACCTACAAACAGTGCCTGGAGGAGTTCCTGCCCCACAACTGCGTGGAGACCATAGTGCCTCTGGCCAAGTCCCTGTACATGGAGGGCAAGGCCCGCGAGGCCAAGATGTGGCTTCTGAAAGCCCGCCACGTGGCGCCGGAGAACCCCGTGGTGATGTACAACCTCGGCCTGGCCATCAAAAGTGACTCCGAGCTGATCTTCCAAGCCCCCCGACCCGAACTAACTGAACTCGTTAGAGCTGAGTTAGAATTAAAGGTCTCTTACAG CTACTTCGATTACCTTTCAACCTCCTTACTCCAAACCGACGTCTCCCTGAGGGCGGCTGCCAGGCAGGCCAAGAAGTGCGAGAGCCTGCTGGCCAACTTGCCGATGGAGCTGCGCCGCGTGCGCCAGCTGGACGACCTGGACGAGGATCGCATCAGACTGCAGACGCAGCGCTACGAGGAGCGCCAGAAGCAACTGGAGCAGCAGCGCttgcaggaggaggaggagaagcgGAAGCTCCGCGAAGACCAGCTGGCGAAGAGGCTGGAGATCCTCGAACGGACGAAGAAGATATTCACGAAGACAGCTCCCGAACCCAGGCCAGGGAAGAAGCCATCGAAGAAGGGCGCGGGTAAAGGGCGCGGAAAGAAGAACCAGCGGGATGACCTGGATGACGAGGATCTGGATGGAGATTCTCCAGAGGGCCAGAGGAAGTCGCGCAAACCGCCTCCCATCAAGGACACAAAGTCCTCAAGGAAACGCAAAGCGGTCCAGTCCAGCGACAACGAAGCGTCAGAACAGCCCGCGAGGTTCAAGAGCAGGGAGTTCATCGACACCTCCAGCGAGGACAGCGACATTGGCTTCGAAGGTCACAAGTCCAAGAAGCGGCCAAAGGTCTTCTCGGACTCCGATGAGAGTGACATGGATGCCGAGCAGGATGGCCAAAAGACTCCAGAGGCGATTCCCGAGGTGGCCAACGAAGAGGATCTCAATCCTGCTTGTGACGATGGAACCGAGATGGAGTTAGACCTGGAACTCAACCTGGAAAACGAGAGGAAGCAGCATTCCAAGCCGGAAGCATCTGTGGAGTTCTTGGTGGCCCAAGAGCACCTGGAGCAGCCCGGGCAGCTGGTGGACCGCCTCAAGGAGATCAGCGAGCGCCGTCAGCTGGAGATGGACAACTTCATGGCTGCTCGGGAGAGCGGGGAGCTCAACGGCGCCGAAGCAGAGGCCTCTGACATGATAACCGAGTACATGGAGACCCTGAAGAAAAAGATGGAGACGAAACCCAAGTAG
- the LOC6496154 gene encoding cuticle protein 16.5 produces MKFLVCLALFIAAAQAHVVAPVTTYAAAPALTYAAAAPVTTYAAALPRAYSAYAAPSVYSAPSVYSASYVAPSVYSAYAAPVVSTLLKK; encoded by the exons atgaaa TTCCTCGTCTGCTTGGCCCTCTTCATCGCCGCCGCCCAGGCCCACGTTGTGGCTCCAGTGACCACCTACGCCGCTGCTCCGGCCCTGACCTACGCCGCCGCCGCTCCAGTGACCACCTACGCCGCCGCCCTGCCCCGCGCCTACTCCGCCTACGCCGCTCCCTCCGTCTACTCCGCCCCCTCGGTCTACTCCGCCTCCTACGTGGCGCCCTCCGTCTACTCGGCCTACGCCGCCCCTGTCGTCTCCACCCTGCTGAAGAAGTAG